A DNA window from Daucus carota subsp. sativus chromosome 3, DH1 v3.0, whole genome shotgun sequence contains the following coding sequences:
- the LOC108212812 gene encoding uncharacterized protein LOC108212812 has protein sequence MSFINNFDLNLSPRSDELHSNDSRQIDLNKDLEDVSDEETLHLGQMELAIDSNQPLLDHSEQDGFEEGHDGSQGEQDSRLQSQRASRKNKNLSNEDRRRIYQTLLTKSVDGKLRRGTIREVSAIFSISSRTVARIWKQATQSSNNGAINVSHKRSKNCGRKRIEIDPEQIKKVPLSRRTSLESLAYAINVSKSTLHRNFKSGRLRRHSNHVKPYLKDSNKKARAQFSLSMIDKSSLPHDPHFKDMNDMIHIDEKWFYISKKAEKYYLLPEESDPVRTCKSKNFLTKVMFLTAIARPRFDSDGKEVFSGKIGIFPFVTKEPAKRSSANRPAGTLETKPITSVGRDIARTFLITKVLPAILEKWPARDVNKPILIQQDNARTHINPDDEEFRLAVQRCGLNVQLICQPPNSPDLNVLDLGFFSAIQNLHYKEAPRTVDELITSVENAYNAFSTVKSNRIFLTLQQCMIEIMKARGSNGYKIPHMKKGSLERNGKLPSTSVRCKTCRRDDELAELFLISLARTVISYQSCCIC, from the exons ATgagttttataaataattttgactTGAACCTTTCACCAAGATCAGATGAGCTACATTCAAATGATTCTCGACAAATTGATCTTAATAAAG ACTTGGAAGATGTATCAGATGAAGAAACTTTGCACCTGGGACAAATGGAATTAGCTATTGATTCGAATCAACCCCTACTTGATCata GTGAACAAGATGGATTCGAGGAAGGACATGATGGATCACAAGGCGAACAAGATAGTAGATTGCAAAGCCAGCGAGCATCCAGAAAAAATAAGAATCTGTCTAATGAAGATCGAAGACGGATTTATCAGACTTTACTAACTAAAAGTGTCGATGGAAAGCTTCGCAGGGGCACAATAAGAGAGGTTTCAGCAATATTTTCTATATCAAGTCGCACAGTTGCGCGTATATGGAAGCAGGCTACACAATCTTCCAACAATGGTGCAATCAATGTCAGTCACAAAAGAAGCAAAAATTGTGGACGTAAAAGAATTGAAATAGATCCGGAGCAAATCAAAAAAGTCCCTCTATCTCGCAGAACAAGTCTGGAATCTTTGGCGTATGCTATAAATGTGAGCAAATCAACTTTGCATCGGAATTTTAAATCAGGACGGCTTCGTCGACATAGCAATCATGTGAAACCATATTTGAAGGACTCTAACAAGAAAGCAAGAGCTCAGTTTTCTTTGTCTATGATCGACAAAAGTAGCTTACCACATGATCCTCATTTTAAGGACATGAATGACATGATACATATCGATGAAAAATGGTTCTATATTAGCAAAAAGGCTGAGAAGTACTATCTTTTGCCTGAGGAAAGTGATCCCGTACGCACTTGCAAGAGCAAGAATTTTTTGACAAAAGTGATGTTCTTAACTGCAATTGCAAGACCAAGATTTGATTCAGACGGAAAAGAAGTTTTCTCTGGAAAGATTGGAATTTTTCCATTTGTTACGAAGGAACCCGCCAAAAGGAGCAGCGCTAATAGACCCGCTGGAACTCTTGAAACGAAGCCAATCACTTCAGTTGGAAGGGACATTGCAAGAACATTTTTGATTACCAAAGTTCTTCCTGCTATTTTGGAGAAGTGGCCGGCTCGTGATGTGAATAAGCCTATACTTATTCAACAGGACAACGCTAGAACACACATTAATCCAGATGATGAAGAGTTTCGTTTAGCTGTGCAAAGGTGTGGTTTAAACGTTCAGTTAATTTGTCAGCCTCCTAACTCGCCAGACTTGAATGTGTTGGACCTCGGCTTTTTTAGTGCAATTCAGAATCTGCACTATAAAGAGGCTCCCAGGACTGTAGACGAGCTAATCACCTCTGTAGAAAACGCATACAATGCGTTCTCAACCGTTAAGTCGAATCGTATATTCTTAACTTTGCAACAGTGCATGATCGAAATAATGAAAGCCAGAGGTTCTAATGGTTACAAAATCCCCCACATGAAGAAAGGTTCTTTAGAAAGAAATGGCAAACTACCTTCAACTTCAGTGCGATGCAAAACTTGTAGAAGAGACGATGAACTGGCTGAATTGTTCTTAATATCTCTGGCCAGAACTGTTATATCTTATCAGTCATGTTGCATTTGTTAG
- the LOC108215327 gene encoding vesicle-associated membrane protein 714: MAILYAVVARGTTVLSEFSAVSGNTGSVARRILEKLPSESESRMCFSQDRYIFHILRSDGLTFLCMANDTFGRRIPFSYLEDVHMRFMKNYGRVALHAPAYAMNDEFSRVLHQQMEFFSSNPSADTINRVRGEVGEIRTIMVDNIEKILERGDRIELLVDKTATMQDGAFHFKKQSKRLRRALWMKNAKLLALMTCLIVLLLYIIIAAACGGITLPSCRS; encoded by the exons ATGGCGATTCTGTATGCGGTGGTGGCGAGAGGCACGACGGTGCTGTCGGAATTCAGCGCCGTCAGCGGAAACACCGGCTCCGTGGCTCGTCGGATTCTGGAGAAGTTACCGTCGGAGAGCGAGTCGCGGATGTGTTTCTCGCAGGATCggtatatttttcatattctcCGATCGGATGGTCTCACTTTTCTCTGTATGGCTAATGACACTTTTGGAA GGAGGATTCCTTTTTCGTACTTGGAAGATGTTCATATGAGGTTTATGAAGAACTACGGCAGAGTGGCATTACATGCACCTGCATATGCTATGAATGATGAATTTTCACGAGTCTTGCATCAACAAATGGAATTTTTCTCCAGTAATCCTAGTGCTGATACCATTAACCGTGTTAGAGGTGAAGTTGGCGAG ATACGCACAATAATGGTGGATAACATTGAAAAGATACTTGAAAGAGGTGATCGGATAGAGCTTCTTGTCGACAAAACCGCTACCATGCAAGACGGTGCATTTCACTTCAAAAAACAATCTAAACGCCTTCGAAGAGCTCTCTGGATGAAAAATGCGAAGCTGTT GGCCTTGATGACATGTTTGATAGTTCTGTTGTTGTACATAATAATTGCGGCCGCTTGTGGAGGCATCACCCTTCCTTCTTGCAGATCATAA